The nucleotide window ACCAGGCCGGTGAGCTTGCGGCGGCTGGTGATGACGACCATGCATTGCGGGGCAGCCGGGATCAGGGGCTGCACCTGCGCACTGTCGTACGCGTTGTCGATCAGGATGAGTATCTGCCGCTGCGCGAGGGTGGTCCGGTACAGGTTGGCGTAGGCCGCCGGTGTCATCGCCTCCGGCTCCGGCAACGGGGTCAGCGAAGTGAGAACGGACCGGATCGCTTGCTGAACGCTCATCGAGTCGGTCGCCGGGCTGAAGGCACCCAGGTCTATGTACAGTTGCCCGTCCGGGAAGCGCTCAGCGATCTTGTGGGCGAAATGGAGTGCGAAGGCCGTCTTGCCGATTCCCGGCGGGCCGCACACCACGGAGACCACCGGGGAGGAGCCGACCGGCGACATCTCGTTCGCCACGTCGGTGAGCACCCCGATCTCGGCCTCGCGCCCGATGAAGTGCCGCGGCTCGGCGGGGAGTTGGTGGGGAACGCCGACCGGCGGCCGCGGGGCCTCGCGCCCCTGCGGGCGCGGCTCGCGCGTGGCGTCGGCATGGACCCGCCGGGGCGGGACGGGCAGGGTCAGGGACCGCATCGGGTCGCCCGCCAGGATGAGCCGCTGGAGGTGTTGCAGCGGGTCGCCGGGATCGATGCCGTAGTCCTCGGCAAGGAGTCGGCGCGCCCGGGTGAACGTGTCCAGCGCCTCCGCCCGCCTGCCGCACCGGTACAGGGCGAGTATGAGCTGCTCCCACCGTCGCTCCCGCAGTGGCTGCGCGGTGGTGAGTGACATCAGGAACGGCAGCAGTTCATGGTGCTGGCCGAGGGCCAGCCGTGCGTCCACCAGCGACTCCTGGACCGCGTGGCGGTGCTCGAGCAGTTCCGAGATGACCGGCTGCATGATCGGCATGGCCGGGATGTCGGCCAGCGGCGGGTCGCCCCAGACGTCCAGGGCACGCTGGAAGAACTGGGCGGCGCCGTCGACGTCGCCCGACAGCTGGGCCGTCCGCGCCTGCTGGGCCAGGCTCTGGAAGCGATGCAGGTCCAGCACGTCACCCTCGTGCAGCGCGAGGCGATAGCCGTCACGGTCCGTCTGCAGCCGCCCCTTGATCGGAGCCGCCTTGCGCAGGCCGTAGAGGTTGCTCCGAAGCGCGCCACCTGGATCGCTGGGCAGGTCGGTGCCCCATAATGCGTCGGCAAGATATTTTTTACCAATGCGATGCCCACTGTTGAGTAAAAGGATGCACAAGATGCTCCGCTGACGGGGCCTCATAATCGCCAGGGGATCGCCGTTCGCGAAACGCACCGTAACTGACCCAAGGATTGCGAATTGCACTTCCGCCCCCCGTCTGAGTAACAGTCCTCGCCAACACGAAAACGTGAAGCGTCTTGGTTCCCGGACGCACGACGCTATTCGATCATTATTTTGGCGGTTGCCGTCAAGCCCCTACGGCGGTTTCTGCTCGGAATGGCCGGACCATGTTTAGGTTTCCGTATGCGATCTTTGTCAGCAATTGCCACCGGGGGCCGTCCGGCAACTTCCCGTGCTCACGGCACCCGCCCGCCCGAACACGGCGCCCAC belongs to Streptomyces sp. V3I8 and includes:
- a CDS encoding BTAD domain-containing putative transcriptional regulator — its product is MCILLLNSGHRIGKKYLADALWGTDLPSDPGGALRSNLYGLRKAAPIKGRLQTDRDGYRLALHEGDVLDLHRFQSLAQQARTAQLSGDVDGAAQFFQRALDVWGDPPLADIPAMPIMQPVISELLEHRHAVQESLVDARLALGQHHELLPFLMSLTTAQPLRERRWEQLILALYRCGRRAEALDTFTRARRLLAEDYGIDPGDPLQHLQRLILAGDPMRSLTLPVPPRRVHADATREPRPQGREAPRPPVGVPHQLPAEPRHFIGREAEIGVLTDVANEMSPVGSSPVVSVVCGPPGIGKTAFALHFAHKIAERFPDGQLYIDLGAFSPATDSMSVQQAIRSVLTSLTPLPEPEAMTPAAYANLYRTTLAQRQILILIDNAYDSAQVQPLIPAAPQCMVVITSRRKLTGLVTSHGAHLTTLDVPSRAEANALLASRLAAGDLDPDPATLSEVTEACARLPLALVTAATRAVARPVVPLRHLAEELRSERNRLNVLCGGRAAGDIRAAFSWSYKRLTSAEARMFRVLGAHRIRDITAADAGRLADVPTPAATQALTGLACAHLIREYAPKRYHFDDLVSTYAAEKAGEEGDRPRDSTAP